Proteins encoded by one window of Rattus rattus isolate New Zealand chromosome 10, Rrattus_CSIRO_v1, whole genome shotgun sequence:
- the Lbr gene encoding delta(14)-sterol reductase LBR — protein sequence MPSRKFAEGEVVRGRWPGSSLYYEVEILSHDNKSQVYTVKYKDGTELELKESDIKPLKSFKQRKSGSTSSSPSRRRSSRSRSRSRSRSPGRAPKGSRRSVSASYQADAKEKEMRREILQVKLTPLVLKPFANSVSVYNGEPEHMEKNATPPKNKQERVILSTEDSYIATQYSLRPRREEVKTKNIESEEQNLVTKGPAPLGTFQVTTPQRRDLEFGGVPGALLIMLGLPACVFLLLLQCAQKDPGLLRFPPPLPALRELWEARVCGVYLLWFFLQALFSLLPVGKVVEGTPLVDGRRLKYRLNGLYAFILTSAAVGTAVFWEIELYYLYTHFLQFALAAIVFSVVLSVYLYARSLKARRDELSPASSGNAVYDFFIGRELNPRIGAFDLKFFCELRPGLIGWVVINLVMLLAEMKVQERSAPSLAMTLVNSFQLLYVVDALWFEEALLTTMDIIHDGFGFMLAFGDLVWVPFTYSLQAFYLVNHPQDLSWPLASVIIALKLCGYVIFRCANSQKNAFRKNPTDPKLAHLKTIPTSTGKSLLVSGWWGFVRHPNYLGDLIMALAWSLPCGFNHILPYFYVIYFTALLIHREARDEHQCRRKYGLAWEKYCQRVPYRIVPYIY from the exons ATGCCAAGTCGGAAGTTTGCTGAGGGCGAAGTGGTCAGAGGCCGATGGCCTGGGAGCTCCCTGTATTATGAGGTAGAGATTCTGAGCCATGACAACAAGTCCCAGGTCTACACCGTAAAATACAAAGATGGCACCGAGCTGGAGCTGAAGGAGAGTGACATCAAG CCTTTAAAGTCCTTTAAGCAGAGAAAGAGTGGCTCAACTTCCAGCTCTCCTTCAAGACGCCGCAGCAGCCGCAGCCGCTCCCGATCACGCTCCCGATCCCCGGGCCGGGCACCCAAAGGTTCCAGAAGATCAGTCTCTGCTTCCTACCAGGCTGACgccaaggaaaaggaaatgaggaGGGAGATTTTGCAAGTTAAATTGACTCCGCTCGTGCTG AAGCCGTTTGCAAACAGCGTCAGTGTGTACAACGGGGAGCCCGAACACATGGAGAAGAACGCCACACCTCCTAAAAACAAGCAG gaaaGAGTCATTTTGTCAACAGAAGACAGTTATATAGCTACACAGTACAGCCTTCGCCCCAGAAGAGAAGAggtcaaaaccaaaaacatagaGTCCGAGGAACAAAACCTTGTCACCAAAGGACCTGCACCTTTGGGAACCTTTCAAGTGACCACTCCACAGAGGAGGGACTTGGAGTTCGGAGGAGTACCTG GTGCGCTCCTCATTATGcttggcctgcctgcctgtgtcttcctgctgctgctgcagtgtgCGCAGAAGGACCCCGGGCTGCTCCGGTTCCCTCCACCTCTGCCAGCTCTCCGTGAGCTGTGGGAAGCCAGAGTGTGTGGCGTTTACCTCCTCTGGTTCTTCCTTCaagctctcttctcccttctaccAGTTGGGAAG gttgtAGAAGGAACACCTCTTGTTGATGGAAGAAGACTCAAGTACAGACTGAATG gaCTGTATGCCTTCATCCTGACATCTGCAGCCGTGGGGACAGCTGTCTTCTGGGAAATAGAACTATATTACCTGTACACTCACTTCCTGCAGTTTGCACTGGCAGCCATTGTGTTTTCAGTGGTCCTGAGTGTTTACCTCTATGCCCGCTCTTTGAAAGCCCGCAGGGATGAGCTGTCACCTGCCAGTTCTG GAAATGCTGTCTATGACTTCTTCATTGGCCGTGAGTTAAACCCTCGAATTGGCGCTTTCGATCTCAAGTTCTTCTGTGAATTGCGCCCTGGATTGATCGGATGg GTGGTCATTAACTTGGTGATGCTTTTGGCTGAAATGAAAGTCCAGGAGCGTAGTGCTCCGTCCTTGGCGATGACCCTGGTCAACAGCTTCCAGCTCCTGTATGTGGTGGACGCCCTCTGGTTTGAG GAAGCATTGCTGACCACCATGGACATCATCCACGATGGCTTTGGCTTCATGCTGGCCTTTGGGGATTTAGTGTGGGTTCCATTTACCTACAGTCTCCAGGCCTTCTACCTGGTCAACCATCCCCAGGACTTGTCCTGGCCATTGGCTTCTGTCATCATCGCTCTGAAGC tgtgTGGATATGTAATATTCCGTTGTGCAAACTCTCAGAAAAATGCTTTTCGGAAGAATCCCACTGATCCAAAGCTTGCAC atTTGAAGACCATCCCTACTTCCACGGGGAAGAGTCTGCTTGTGTCTGGATGGTGGGGCTTTGTTCGCCATCCCAATTACTTGGGTGATCTCATCATGGCTCTGGCGTGGTCCCTCCCATGTG GCTTCAACCACATCCTGCCTTACTTCTATGTCATCTACTTCACCGCATTGCTTATCCATCGAGAAGCCCGTGATGAACACCAGTGCAGGAGGAAGTACGGCCTGGCCTGGGAGAAGTACTGCCAGCGCGTGCCCTACCGCATAGTCCCCTACATTTACTGA
- the LOC116911258 gene encoding 60S ribosomal protein L36a-like, producing MVNVPKTRRTFCMKYGKHQPHKVTQYKKGKDSLYAQGKRPYDRKQSGYGGQTKPIFCKKAKTTKMIVLRLECVEPNCRSKRMLAIKRCKHFELGGDKKRKGQVIQF from the coding sequence ATGGTGAACGTTCCTAAGACCCGCCGGACATTCTGCATGAAATATGGGAAGCACCAACCCCACAAGGTGACACAGTACAAGAAGGGCAAGGATTCTTTGTATGCCCAGGGAAAGCGGCCCTATGATAGGAAACAGAGTGGCTACGGCGGGCAGACTAAGCCCATTTTCTGCAAAAAGGCTAAAACTACAAAGATGATTGTGCTGAGACTGGAGTGCGTTGAGCCCAACTGCAGATCTAAGAGGATGCTGGCTATTAAGAGATGCAAGCATTTTGAACTAGGAggtgacaagaagagaaagggccaagTGATCCAGTTCTAA